In one Chitinophaga sancti genomic region, the following are encoded:
- a CDS encoding RagB/SusD family nutrient uptake outer membrane protein, with amino-acid sequence MKKYMLITLLFFSSSCSKWLDVKPQDGIIRDNYWQNKEQLKAAVIGCYSSLLNNWLVTELFAWGELRADMVNSTLNTTVDEVNIMQANILATNTYTSWAGVYSTINYCNTVIGYAAKVMQTDKTLTQEALDGYLAEAHGLRALMYFYLLRTFGEVPLQLKATDSDNSLDQLEKSTQDQVYAQILDDLSFAETHALETYGSTAQDKGRLTRYGIYTLEADVYLWNEKYDKCIEACDKVINSGRYGLMDGSVQSQWFNNVFYMGNSAESIFEFQFDAQQLNPFYSMFIVSANRFIGASRVMDEIYGIDLTDATKKDIRGDGGSIRATDQMIWKFAGATGGATPVARGATDSWAHWFVYRYADILLLKAEALAWVERGPEALDLVSTIRTRAGAIDATSESPDPNSAIDVSNYILNERAREFAFEGKRWFDILRHAQRDHYAHLSIMLDMVAMTAPGNMQQSIINKYRDVRSHYLPINQYELQADKKLVQNPYYQ; translated from the coding sequence ATGAAAAAATATATGCTCATCACCCTCCTGTTTTTCAGTTCATCCTGCAGTAAATGGCTGGATGTGAAGCCGCAGGATGGTATTATCCGCGATAACTACTGGCAGAATAAAGAGCAGCTGAAAGCTGCCGTTATAGGCTGCTATTCTTCATTGCTGAATAACTGGCTGGTGACTGAACTCTTCGCATGGGGAGAACTGCGGGCCGATATGGTGAATAGTACGCTGAACACTACGGTAGATGAGGTCAATATCATGCAGGCAAATATTCTCGCTACCAATACCTACACCAGCTGGGCAGGTGTATACAGCACTATCAATTACTGTAACACCGTCATCGGCTATGCTGCAAAGGTGATGCAAACCGATAAGACACTCACACAGGAAGCCCTGGATGGCTACCTCGCAGAAGCGCATGGGCTGCGGGCTCTCATGTACTTCTACCTCCTCCGCACTTTTGGTGAAGTGCCCTTGCAATTGAAAGCAACGGATAGCGACAATAGCCTGGATCAGCTGGAGAAAAGCACACAGGACCAGGTCTATGCACAGATCCTCGATGACCTCTCATTTGCAGAAACCCATGCATTGGAAACCTACGGTTCTACAGCACAGGACAAAGGCCGCCTGACCAGGTATGGGATCTATACACTGGAAGCCGATGTATACCTCTGGAATGAAAAGTATGATAAATGTATCGAAGCCTGTGACAAAGTGATCAACTCCGGCCGCTATGGCCTGATGGATGGCAGTGTACAATCACAGTGGTTCAATAATGTCTTTTATATGGGCAACTCTGCCGAGAGCATCTTCGAATTTCAGTTTGATGCGCAGCAGCTAAATCCTTTCTATTCCATGTTTATAGTATCTGCCAATCGTTTCATTGGTGCATCCAGGGTAATGGATGAGATCTATGGAATAGATCTTACCGATGCGACAAAAAAAGACATTCGTGGAGATGGTGGTAGTATCAGGGCAACAGATCAGATGATCTGGAAATTTGCCGGTGCTACGGGTGGCGCTACACCGGTGGCCAGGGGTGCTACAGATTCCTGGGCACACTGGTTTGTATACCGCTATGCTGATATTCTCCTGCTCAAGGCGGAAGCCCTGGCATGGGTGGAGAGAGGGCCGGAGGCACTGGACCTGGTGAGCACCATTCGTACACGGGCAGGTGCTATCGACGCAACGTCAGAATCCCCGGACCCTAATTCTGCAATAGACGTATCCAACTATATCCTCAATGAAAGAGCCCGTGAATTTGCCTTCGAAGGCAAGCGGTGGTTCGACATACTGCGCCATGCACAACGCGATCATTACGCGCATCTTTCCATCATGCTCGATATGGTCGCAATGACAGCACCCGGCAATATGCAACAGTCAATTATCAATAAATACAGGGATGTACGCAGCCATTATTTACCCATCAACCAGTATGAGTTACAAGCGGACAAAAAACTGGTACAAAACCCGTACTACCAATGA
- a CDS encoding fasciclin domain-containing protein — protein MMIRYLIILGLLLGISCRKEKWNDRNKPANSQNLLQTIQANNDLSQFYQYLVKTGYDKVLASSKTFTVWAPVNSAWAGVDPALLNDTARLRLLIANHITTLSYTGSAGEQRIATLNGKKIAFTSGSIEGIKVSVADQYAANGVLQVIDAAIIPKQNAWEYLSSTRTQQNTFLQSLAYTGIDTATAVQIGVNPTTGAPIYKPGTGEVALNHFLERINIDSEDSLLTYVILADDVYNSEQQKLTKYFTDTTAALTDTTTQWNLVKDLAFNGVYDKDHLPETLYSIRDSVKFHISSHDIVSTQKVSNGVVFIVNHIDYELATKIKPVIIEGEYFNGVKDATKTIAIRTRVNPATGAIFKDVYMYNYGQASYWLRYNARLNTVAYQVYWVAVNDVQTSTFPMRITFGDPAVTTLPYTTVPLLSYNEQYIGDYTNVRYGVRDVYLVGNSVTTNGNNTILLDYIKLVPILN, from the coding sequence ATGATGATACGATACCTGATCATACTAGGCTTATTGCTGGGCATATCCTGCCGGAAAGAGAAATGGAATGACCGCAACAAGCCCGCGAACTCACAAAACCTGTTACAGACTATACAGGCCAATAATGATCTGAGCCAGTTCTATCAGTATCTGGTGAAGACGGGATATGATAAAGTATTGGCTTCTTCCAAAACCTTCACGGTATGGGCACCTGTCAATAGTGCATGGGCAGGTGTAGACCCTGCATTGCTGAACGACACGGCCCGCTTACGACTGCTCATCGCGAATCATATCACTACCCTGTCATATACTGGTAGCGCCGGTGAACAACGCATAGCCACCCTGAATGGAAAGAAAATCGCATTCACATCCGGCAGTATAGAAGGTATCAAGGTAAGTGTGGCAGATCAATATGCGGCTAATGGCGTATTGCAGGTGATCGATGCAGCAATCATTCCAAAACAGAATGCCTGGGAGTATCTGAGCAGTACCCGTACACAACAGAACACCTTCCTGCAATCCCTGGCATATACCGGCATCGACACGGCTACCGCAGTACAGATTGGCGTGAATCCCACTACCGGTGCACCCATCTATAAACCCGGTACCGGCGAAGTAGCATTGAATCATTTCCTGGAAAGGATCAATATTGATAGTGAAGATTCCCTGCTCACCTATGTGATCTTAGCGGATGATGTCTATAACAGCGAGCAGCAAAAGCTGACTAAATATTTTACTGACACGACGGCAGCGTTAACTGATACCACCACCCAATGGAACCTGGTCAAAGATCTTGCATTCAATGGCGTGTACGATAAAGATCACTTACCTGAAACACTCTATAGTATCCGCGATAGTGTGAAGTTCCATATCAGCAGCCATGATATTGTCAGTACACAAAAGGTGAGCAATGGGGTTGTTTTTATTGTCAATCATATCGACTATGAACTGGCGACTAAGATCAAACCCGTTATCATAGAAGGGGAATACTTTAATGGTGTAAAGGATGCAACGAAGACTATTGCGATCCGTACCCGTGTGAACCCTGCTACAGGCGCTATTTTCAAGGATGTATACATGTACAATTACGGGCAGGCTTCCTATTGGTTGCGTTACAATGCGCGATTAAATACTGTGGCATACCAGGTCTACTGGGTAGCTGTCAATGATGTGCAGACCAGCACATTCCCCATGCGCATCACTTTTGGCGATCCTGCTGTCACTACCTTACCCTATACAACTGTTCCGCTGCTTAGTTACAATGAGCAGTATATAGGCGACTATACCAATGTACGCTATGGTGTGCGGGATGTATACCTGGTTGGCAATTCGGTCACTACCAATGGCAACAATACCATCCTGCTGGATTATATCAAACTGGTACCTATTCTGAACTGA
- a CDS encoding SusC/RagA family TonB-linked outer membrane protein, with translation MKAFIYIALVVLLGVHAKAQDTVVVTGLIREAATGIALPGINISVPGFSASITNEKGAFRIKAPDYRAALSVSGPGYQTKIITLNGRHMVTASLHEAGFNSIYDRKQPTDPVTTINTIDNWQQITTSPENYLQGRVPGLQVTRRSGTPGMGADLFMRGYTSLYATNRPLVIVDGMIYDTNEYGGSLINGYVNNPLADIDIKDIDNITVMRDGTSTYGTKGANGVILVTTSHAKEIATRIDFGIMGGFNTAPAKIPVMEADDYRLYLSDLLQSSGKTPAEIAALPFMNDQPNADYYRYHNNTDWQQEVTRQSFNQQYFLKVAGGDDIATYGLSLGYLKQSGTIRRTDVGRYQTRFNADLNLSARLKAAINLAFTSNTQKDKDQGISPKTNPLYLALVKAPFLNRQAISDEGIASPSLADYDIFGVSNPVAIIDKMQDVNKNYRFFGSIRFNYQLTKNITLNTLTGITFDKVRENFFIPESGVKPDTLSNAVAYNRSGSNVERHYSLYNDTRITYEKQFNREHHLTANLGLRYSNNNSESDYGLGYNSATDEFVSVGMGQNQLRKVSGTIGKWNWLNTYFNAGYAYRDKYFLSFNLAVDGSSRYTYTRNQYAVMPGLSAAWLIVSDKNNIDAIKLRAGLSKTGNDDIGNYTSRQYYISQHLLGLQGIVRANIANPSLKWETVTKYNAGLDGAFYNERLSFSLDVFQQRTTDMLTLEPVAAATGFDHVVTNNSAMETHGVELSLFGRVVDHTLKWDVGLTLSTYKNKITKIPGRQLLTTYAAATVLTAEGHAANLFYGYKTNGIYRTNEEALKDGMGAQGGDVRFVDTNGDHKIDEHDRQIIGDPNPDFTGAFTNHLSWKRWTLDAIFTFSHGNDIYNYTRANLEAMSNYNNQTLAVRNRWRQDGQQTDVPRAVWNDPNGNARFSDRWMEDGTYLRLQQLSLCYELTLKHGAMKYVRISATANNLFTLTNYLGFDPEFSNGNSVFTRGIDDGLFPQYRTVQLGIRMGL, from the coding sequence ATGAAGGCATTTATTTACATAGCGCTGGTGGTTCTATTGGGGGTGCATGCAAAGGCGCAGGATACTGTAGTCGTAACGGGCCTGATTAGGGAAGCGGCTACCGGTATAGCATTGCCCGGTATCAATATCAGTGTGCCCGGGTTCTCTGCTTCCATCACCAATGAGAAAGGAGCGTTCAGGATCAAAGCCCCTGATTACCGTGCTGCGCTTAGCGTTTCCGGCCCCGGTTATCAAACGAAGATCATTACCCTCAATGGAAGGCATATGGTCACTGCCAGCCTGCACGAAGCAGGATTTAATTCTATTTACGATCGTAAGCAGCCAACAGACCCTGTCACTACTATCAATACTATTGACAACTGGCAACAGATCACGACCTCTCCCGAAAACTATTTACAGGGCAGGGTGCCGGGTTTACAGGTCACCAGGCGTTCTGGTACACCCGGCATGGGGGCTGATCTGTTCATGAGGGGATATACGTCTTTGTACGCTACCAACCGGCCACTGGTAATAGTAGATGGCATGATCTACGATACCAATGAATACGGCGGTTCACTGATCAATGGGTATGTGAATAACCCCCTGGCCGATATTGATATCAAAGATATCGACAACATTACAGTAATGAGAGATGGTACCAGTACTTATGGTACCAAAGGGGCCAATGGCGTAATCCTGGTTACGACTTCTCATGCAAAAGAAATAGCTACCCGGATTGATTTTGGCATCATGGGAGGATTCAATACAGCGCCAGCAAAAATACCGGTGATGGAAGCGGATGACTATCGCTTATATCTCTCTGATTTGCTGCAAAGCAGTGGTAAAACACCAGCGGAAATAGCCGCATTACCTTTCATGAACGATCAGCCTAATGCGGATTATTATCGCTATCACAACAATACTGACTGGCAGCAGGAGGTGACCCGGCAAAGTTTCAACCAGCAGTATTTCCTGAAAGTGGCCGGTGGTGATGATATTGCTACCTATGGTTTATCCCTGGGTTATCTCAAACAAAGCGGTACCATTCGCCGTACAGATGTAGGTCGCTATCAAACCCGTTTTAATGCGGACCTGAACCTGTCAGCAAGACTAAAGGCCGCGATCAACCTGGCTTTCACCAGTAATACCCAAAAGGATAAAGACCAGGGAATTTCACCAAAAACAAATCCATTATACCTGGCGCTCGTCAAGGCGCCCTTCCTGAACCGGCAGGCTATCAGCGATGAGGGTATTGCCTCTCCCAGCCTGGCAGACTATGACATCTTTGGTGTCTCCAATCCTGTAGCCATCATTGATAAAATGCAGGATGTAAACAAAAACTACCGCTTCTTTGGGAGTATCCGCTTCAATTATCAGCTTACAAAAAATATCACGCTCAATACACTCACCGGCATCACCTTCGATAAGGTGAGAGAAAACTTTTTCATCCCGGAGAGCGGTGTGAAACCAGATACCTTGTCAAATGCGGTAGCCTACAATCGTTCGGGGAGCAATGTAGAAAGGCATTACAGCCTGTACAACGATACCCGCATTACTTACGAAAAACAATTTAACCGGGAACATCATCTCACTGCAAACCTCGGTCTGCGCTACAGCAATAATAACAGTGAGTCCGATTATGGCCTGGGTTACAACTCTGCCACCGATGAATTTGTGAGCGTAGGCATGGGGCAGAACCAACTCAGGAAAGTCAGTGGCACCATTGGCAAATGGAACTGGTTGAATACTTATTTCAATGCCGGTTATGCATACAGAGACAAATACTTTCTGAGCTTTAACCTGGCGGTAGACGGTTCTTCCAGGTATACATATACCCGCAACCAGTATGCGGTTATGCCCGGTTTATCTGCCGCCTGGCTCATTGTTTCAGATAAGAATAATATTGATGCGATTAAGCTCCGGGCAGGCCTTAGCAAAACCGGTAATGATGATATTGGTAATTATACTTCCAGGCAATACTACATCTCTCAGCACCTCTTAGGTTTACAGGGCATCGTCCGTGCAAACATTGCGAACCCTTCCCTGAAATGGGAGACAGTTACTAAATACAATGCAGGACTGGATGGCGCTTTTTACAATGAAAGGCTGAGTTTTAGCCTGGATGTATTTCAGCAGCGTACTACAGATATGCTGACCTTGGAACCCGTAGCCGCTGCTACAGGATTCGATCACGTGGTGACTAACAATAGTGCCATGGAAACCCATGGAGTAGAGTTATCACTCTTTGGCCGCGTAGTAGACCATACCCTGAAATGGGATGTGGGGCTTACCTTATCCACCTATAAAAATAAGATCACTAAAATACCGGGCAGGCAGCTGCTCACGACCTATGCCGCTGCTACCGTACTCACTGCAGAAGGGCATGCAGCTAATCTTTTTTATGGCTATAAAACCAATGGCATTTACAGAACCAATGAAGAGGCGCTCAAAGATGGTATGGGCGCACAAGGTGGTGATGTTCGCTTTGTAGATACCAATGGCGATCATAAGATCGATGAACATGACAGGCAGATCATCGGTGATCCTAATCCGGATTTCACAGGCGCATTCACAAACCATTTATCATGGAAACGCTGGACACTGGATGCAATATTTACTTTCAGTCATGGCAATGATATCTACAACTATACCCGGGCAAACCTGGAGGCAATGAGCAATTATAACAACCAGACCCTGGCTGTCCGTAACCGCTGGAGACAGGATGGGCAGCAAACTGATGTACCCCGTGCGGTCTGGAACGATCCTAACGGTAATGCACGGTTCTCCGATCGCTGGATGGAAGATGGCACTTACCTCCGCCTGCAACAGCTCAGCCTCTGTTATGAACTGACATTGAAACACGGCGCTATGAAGTATGTACGCATCTCTGCTACGGCCAATAACCTGTTCACACTGACTAATTACCTGGGCTTTGATCCTGAGTTTAGTAATGGGAATAGTGTCTTTACCCGTGGCATCGATGATGGCTTATTTCCTCAATACAGAACGGTACAATTAGGTATCAGGATGGGCTTATAA
- a CDS encoding SusC/RagA family TonB-linked outer membrane protein, whose protein sequence is MNKLLFITCLLYSATLFARQEQLPQKKTIRGRVTDATTHMPVIGASVAELDKDKRTVTGVATDIDGNFAIRVADLQHQVSVSFISYKTVVQGINNRTTINIQLQPNTHDLNEFNVVAKQTVNNGTGLNIDARNSTLATATIQAKELEELSAASIDQALQGRLPGVDIGTTSGDPGAGMSIRIRGTASINGSANPLIVLDGMPYDTEVPSDFNFGSADEQGYAQLLNIAPSDIKEITVLKDAAATAVWGSRAANGVLIITTKRGMVGKPAITYNFKGTFGKQPRNIPLLNGDQYATLIPEEIANTNGLPLNINVNKEFLYDPSDPYWYYNYSNNTDWIKAITQVGYSQDHNISMTGGGDKARYYASIGYFDQQGTTKGTSLTRISSKINLDYMVSNRIRFRSDITYTHVDNHLNYVPDKDYQVRGIAYTRMPNMAIHEYDEYGNVTPNYLSPASNIQGYYYTTYNPVSMVMESLYRQQGERITPKFNVQYDIVPAVLTSTFDVQFDINNTKAQTFLPGVATGRPVTETVVNRAGDSDGDIFDVYTKTNLIYTPKSNTRKHQLQALLSLQTEDRSYVTHNVLTSNTASSNFQDPSNPGRTANSDLTLESTSGRTRSVGLLLQGQYGLLDRYIINAGLRGDGNSRFGPDYRYGLFPSLSVRWRTSGEKFMRKYKFIDDLSFRASYGQSGAAPPDKAVWNYFNTYQPYSYTYLGMSGVYPSNMELTSLKWQTVEGTNLGFNLWVLKNRIRIDVEAYRNRTRDMFYENLQIPAYSGFSEVAMNVGTMDNQGWEVLLNTIPYRSKNWTIGFDLNIARNVNIVRKISEFFPRENNVAINQNGVYKTYLQIGNPFGSYYGFRYKGVYKDRDATIVRDANGKKIDGANGQTLYMRFNYPGTDYVFQPGDAMYEDVNHDGNIDNKDIVYLGNGIPKVTGGFGPNITFKGNLKLTTYFVYRLGYQLVNKADMSTSNMYGYDNQSTVVLKRWRNPGDETDIPRALYRSGYNWLGSDRYVQDASFIRLQSLTLRYNFTKRILDKLNIRNASCYITVENLATWTKYKGQNPDVSTKGNNDPFSYPVDNALTPPAKNFLMGISASF, encoded by the coding sequence ATGAACAAACTGTTGTTTATCACCTGTCTTTTATACAGCGCTACACTGTTTGCCCGCCAGGAACAGTTACCACAAAAGAAGACGATACGTGGCAGGGTAACAGATGCCACTACCCACATGCCTGTGATCGGCGCATCAGTTGCAGAACTGGACAAAGATAAGCGTACTGTAACCGGTGTAGCTACTGATATAGATGGCAATTTCGCTATTCGCGTAGCCGATCTGCAACACCAGGTCTCCGTATCTTTTATCAGCTATAAAACCGTTGTACAGGGTATCAATAACCGTACGACCATCAACATCCAGTTGCAACCCAATACCCATGATCTGAATGAATTTAATGTAGTCGCAAAGCAAACCGTGAACAATGGTACGGGTCTGAATATCGACGCGCGCAATTCTACCCTGGCTACCGCCACTATCCAGGCAAAGGAATTGGAAGAACTCTCCGCTGCCTCTATCGATCAGGCATTGCAGGGAAGACTGCCCGGTGTGGATATCGGCACTACTTCCGGCGACCCCGGTGCTGGGATGTCTATCCGCATTCGCGGTACAGCTTCTATCAATGGTTCTGCTAACCCGCTCATCGTACTGGACGGTATGCCTTATGATACAGAAGTGCCGTCTGATTTCAACTTCGGTAGTGCAGATGAACAGGGCTATGCACAATTGCTCAATATTGCCCCATCGGATATAAAAGAAATCACAGTACTCAAAGATGCTGCTGCCACAGCGGTCTGGGGCTCCCGTGCTGCAAATGGAGTGTTGATCATTACCACCAAAAGAGGGATGGTAGGGAAGCCAGCTATCACCTATAACTTCAAAGGCACCTTTGGTAAGCAACCGCGTAATATTCCGCTCCTGAATGGTGATCAGTATGCTACCCTCATTCCGGAGGAGATTGCCAATACCAATGGACTACCGCTGAACATAAATGTGAATAAAGAATTCCTCTACGATCCGTCTGATCCATACTGGTATTATAACTACAGCAATAATACAGATTGGATTAAGGCCATCACGCAGGTGGGTTATTCACAGGATCACAATATCTCTATGACCGGTGGTGGTGATAAAGCCCGCTACTATGCTTCTATTGGCTATTTCGATCAGCAGGGAACTACCAAAGGTACTTCCCTGACAAGGATTAGCTCCAAGATCAACCTGGATTACATGGTATCTAACCGCATTCGTTTCCGTTCAGATATTACCTACACACATGTGGATAACCACCTGAATTATGTTCCTGACAAGGACTACCAGGTTCGTGGTATTGCTTATACAAGAATGCCCAATATGGCTATTCATGAATATGATGAATATGGCAATGTAACACCTAATTACCTGTCACCGGCTTCCAATATACAGGGCTACTATTATACCACCTACAACCCCGTATCCATGGTAATGGAAAGCCTCTACAGGCAGCAGGGAGAACGTATCACGCCCAAGTTCAACGTGCAGTATGATATCGTTCCGGCTGTACTCACTTCTACTTTCGATGTGCAGTTTGATATCAACAATACCAAAGCGCAAACCTTTCTGCCCGGGGTGGCCACTGGCCGCCCTGTTACCGAGACTGTAGTGAACAGGGCAGGAGATAGTGATGGAGACATCTTCGATGTATATACAAAGACAAACCTCATTTATACACCAAAGAGCAATACCCGGAAACACCAGTTGCAGGCCCTGTTATCCCTGCAAACGGAAGACCGGAGTTATGTCACACACAATGTACTTACATCCAATACCGCATCCTCCAATTTCCAGGATCCATCCAATCCCGGTCGTACAGCCAATTCCGACCTTACACTGGAATCCACTTCCGGCAGAACCCGGAGCGTTGGTTTGCTCTTACAGGGGCAATACGGATTGCTGGACAGGTACATTATCAATGCCGGTTTAAGAGGTGATGGTAATTCCCGTTTCGGTCCTGATTACCGTTATGGTTTATTCCCTTCCTTATCCGTTCGCTGGCGCACTTCCGGGGAGAAATTTATGCGTAAATATAAGTTCATAGACGACCTCAGTTTCAGGGCTTCCTATGGACAGAGTGGAGCCGCACCTCCTGACAAAGCCGTATGGAATTACTTCAATACTTACCAGCCTTATTCCTATACCTATTTAGGCATGTCAGGCGTATATCCATCCAACATGGAGCTGACCAGCCTGAAGTGGCAAACAGTGGAAGGCACAAACCTGGGCTTTAACCTGTGGGTACTAAAAAACAGGATACGTATCGATGTAGAAGCCTATCGCAACCGTACCAGAGATATGTTCTACGAAAACCTGCAGATCCCTGCTTACTCAGGCTTTTCTGAAGTAGCAATGAATGTGGGTACCATGGATAACCAGGGATGGGAAGTGTTGTTAAACACCATTCCTTACCGCAGTAAGAACTGGACCATTGGTTTCGATCTGAACATTGCCCGCAATGTGAATATCGTGCGGAAAATATCTGAATTCTTCCCAAGAGAAAACAATGTAGCCATCAACCAGAATGGTGTGTATAAAACATACCTGCAAATAGGCAATCCCTTTGGTTCTTACTATGGCTTCCGCTACAAAGGTGTGTACAAAGACAGGGACGCCACTATTGTAAGAGATGCCAATGGCAAAAAGATAGATGGCGCCAATGGGCAGACACTTTATATGCGCTTCAATTACCCCGGTACTGATTACGTATTCCAACCCGGTGATGCGATGTATGAAGACGTCAATCACGATGGGAATATCGACAATAAAGATATTGTATATCTCGGCAATGGGATCCCTAAGGTAACCGGTGGCTTTGGTCCGAATATCACCTTCAAAGGCAACCTGAAACTTACCACCTATTTCGTATACAGGCTAGGCTACCAACTGGTGAACAAAGCCGATATGTCCACCAGCAACATGTACGGTTATGATAACCAAAGTACCGTCGTACTCAAACGCTGGCGCAATCCCGGCGATGAGACGGACATACCACGAGCCCTTTACCGATCAGGTTACAACTGGCTGGGCTCCGACAGGTACGTGCAGGATGCCTCTTTTATCAGGCTGCAATCACTCACGCTTCGTTACAATTTTACCAAACGCATTCTAGACAAACTGAATATTCGCAATGCCAGTTGCTACATCACGGTAGAAAACTTAGCGACCTGGACGAAGTACAAAGGACAGAACCCGGACGTATCCACGAAAGGAAATAACGATCCATTCTCTTACCCGGTGGATAATGCACTTACCCCACCCGCTAAAAATTTCCTGATGGGTATCAGTGCAAGTTTTTAA
- a CDS encoding fasciclin domain-containing protein produces MKAGYIILLMLCCAACKKAPIISQTSDEVTIIGYLEKDPEQFSGFLKILKITGDEGFLGVYGSYTIFVPNNDAVASFVKSSGHNTLESIDVQQLKDLVKFCILQDTINTTAFSDGKLPQLTMYGQYLITGANNTDGVTRITVNRQAKILKANVRVSNGIIHVVDNVLTPATQTLAAMLASNPKYSIFTQALRETGLFDTLNIPASGNTDSASTWLTVLAESDSAINAAGFSTYAGLKARYSHTGDPTQLDDSLHLYVDYHILYGVKYLADIVMSTSHTTLAPLEVVTSKLSGQKVLINDDDFNGVHETGVELDRSTSDNSATNGVLHNALGHFAVKIRNPVPVYWDVADFPEIRNLPAYFRKQNYVYSLTNMPSGFSVPGPSAMTYAVASTYVNGDFLMIPLGGPGRSAYMEMKTPLLVKGKYKVWICYRVQKQSSSSNNLNQISIDGEVMQRTMNFTTAMPATTEGEMEAQGWKWYTDPTSNSWGARLVGTIEIKTTERHTLRFTTLTGTQNNNNLDMIHFIPQDMDQLYPRFKADGTPVPRP; encoded by the coding sequence ATGAAAGCAGGCTATATTATTCTCCTGATGCTGTGCTGTGCAGCTTGTAAAAAAGCTCCCATTATTTCGCAGACCTCTGATGAAGTGACTATTATCGGTTACCTGGAAAAAGATCCGGAGCAATTCTCCGGATTCCTGAAGATCCTCAAGATCACCGGGGATGAGGGATTCCTGGGCGTATACGGATCTTACACCATCTTCGTTCCCAACAATGATGCAGTCGCTTCTTTCGTGAAGAGTTCTGGTCATAACACGCTGGAATCAATAGATGTACAGCAGCTAAAAGATCTGGTGAAGTTTTGTATCCTGCAGGATACGATCAATACCACTGCCTTTTCCGATGGCAAGCTGCCACAGCTCACCATGTATGGGCAATACCTCATCACCGGTGCCAATAACACAGATGGTGTAACCAGGATCACTGTCAACAGGCAGGCGAAGATACTAAAGGCAAATGTCCGCGTCAGCAATGGCATCATTCACGTAGTGGACAATGTGTTGACACCGGCCACGCAAACACTGGCAGCTATGCTGGCCAGTAACCCGAAGTACAGCATCTTTACACAGGCACTGAGAGAAACAGGGCTCTTTGATACCCTGAATATACCGGCATCCGGCAATACAGATAGCGCCAGCACCTGGCTGACAGTCCTGGCAGAATCTGACTCAGCCATCAATGCTGCCGGCTTTAGTACATATGCCGGTCTAAAAGCCCGTTATTCACATACCGGAGACCCAACGCAACTGGATGATAGCCTCCACTTATACGTAGACTACCACATTCTATACGGTGTAAAATACCTCGCCGATATAGTCATGTCCACTTCACATACTACCCTGGCGCCATTGGAAGTTGTGACGTCTAAGCTCTCCGGGCAAAAAGTACTGATCAATGATGACGACTTCAATGGCGTGCATGAAACCGGGGTAGAACTGGATAGAAGTACTTCAGATAATTCCGCAACGAACGGTGTGTTACATAACGCTCTCGGGCACTTCGCCGTCAAGATCAGGAACCCGGTACCGGTGTACTGGGATGTAGCTGACTTCCCTGAAATCCGCAACCTGCCTGCTTATTTCCGCAAGCAGAACTACGTGTATTCACTCACGAATATGCCATCAGGGTTCTCTGTTCCCGGTCCTTCTGCCATGACTTATGCCGTAGCCAGCACCTACGTAAATGGTGATTTTCTGATGATACCCCTGGGTGGCCCCGGGCGCAGTGCTTACATGGAGATGAAGACGCCGCTGCTGGTAAAAGGAAAATACAAAGTATGGATCTGCTATCGTGTACAAAAACAGTCCTCCAGCTCCAACAACCTGAATCAGATCTCTATAGACGGTGAGGTGATGCAACGTACCATGAACTTTACAACGGCCATGCCGGCCACTACCGAAGGCGAAATGGAAGCACAGGGCTGGAAATGGTACACCGATCCTACCTCCAACAGCTGGGGGGCACGACTGGTGGGTACCATTGAAATAAAAACCACCGAACGCCACACCCTCCGCTTCACCACCCTGACAGGCACACAGAACAATAACAATCTGGACATGATCCACTTTATCCCGCAGGATATGGATCAGCTCTATCCACGTTTCAAAGCTGATGGTACACCAGTGCCAAGGCCCTGA